The DNA window GGGCTGAGGGGCTTGAGGGGCCGGCTCCCAACACTGTAATTTCTTGGACGCCTTATTGTATTCGAACTGGACAGAGGCGTAAAGCTGTTCCTTCTCATCCTTACAGGGGTTTGGTTCTTGGGGAAGTTGTTCTGATTAGAAATGGAGGGACACCATACAAATGAAAGGCAAGCCAAAAGCTCACTCATCAAGGTTAAACAATGCTCGTAACCATAAGTTTCCTCCACTCCTGCTCCTCTGCAGACAGAGCCTCTCATAAGACATGGGCCATGAACttgtccccagcccctggaaactaaAGGGTTGTAGCTAAAGGTCCTTGAGCATCACAGTCCATAGTGAAAGAGGGCCCGCAAAAGGAAGGGGCTTAAGATCACACAGATTATCAGGACAGACCAAGGAACGAATCTATTCCTCTTAACCCCACTGTATAGGGTCTCCTGGATCCTATATTCTAAAGGGAGcattctctgggggaaaaaatttgTATTTCACTTCAGCTAAACACTTTCCATATTTAACAGGACTTCCAGGAGCCACCTTTCAAGTGAAGACTCAGGAAAGAggtactaatttttaaaaataataattccaacatctctTCCTTTTGGAAGTAAGGAGACTACACAGGACACGAGTTCTGGACGCGTTTTCCTTTTGTACATAAGCAAAAGCCCAGGCTCGTGATGTCAGAGGTGCAAAGACTCAAGGTGGCAGGGAAGCTGCACGTTCATCTGTGAGAAAATACTTACAGTTGGCTTGTCACGATGAGTGTTCACAGCCTCCACGTTGAGTTTAATTGTTTCCACTTTGCATCCTGAGAAAACGGAGGAAAGAGAACAGgctttcaggggaaaaaaagctcaaagaaaaattctttgtttCAGTATGGGAAGCATACCATAAAAGTACGTGTATATGcccacatacaaacatacatacatacttttaaaaatggaaggcaTTGATGGGATTCCCCTGGTATACAGGGGTCATGAAGTTGAACTTCTGGACAAACTTCAGACAAAATTCAAATATCCTGACTGTTTTCggtccccacctcctgcccagcTCCTTAGCTCATAGTTACCGTAGGCCACAGGAGTAAGCTTGAATATGGTATGGAGAGGACACCTCAGGTACGGTAGCTCATCTGAAAGCAGAAAGACCAGGTGCCAGAAGTCGCTGTATTATGGAGTAAGGTCAAGTTGGCGGGCGAATCTCAGCCCGTGAGTTTTCTTTACCCTACCTAGAGTTGTATAATCCCCCTCCTGAATCCCAGACGATTATCAGGACAGTCACCAAAGAAGCTGCCCAAGCTACGGAGAGGCTAAGAAAGGAAATCAGTCCATTTTGGATCCTTCCACGCAGGGAAAACAGGAGTAAGAGCAGGAGCCAGAGCCCCATGAATGAGAACATGGGGGCCCAGCTGGGTATGCCAGAGGCCGGCCCGCAAGCTTCCCAGCAGCTCAGGTAGATCACGAAGGAAAGGGTCAGAAAAGCCAGCAATTTCCTTAGGGCTCTACCCAGACAGAAACTGTCCTACGCCCAATCCAAAGAATGAAGATGGTTCTAAGACACCACGCTCCTCGTAACCAAATAACAAGCTGGGAATGTTTGACCACTGAACATCCTGATTCTGCCAGGAGTGTCAGCTTGACGCTGGCCCGTTAGCCAAGGAGGATCAAGGAACTCCAGCAGCGGCCACTCTCCGCCGAGGGCTTTTGTACCAGCGGAGTAAATTCAGCCAGTAGTTGGCCCAGTGGCTGCTGGGAGCCCCACGCCGCGGCCTCAAGAATGCACTCCAGTTTGAGTGGAAGAGGGGAGGTCCGGTTGCCCAGGATCCTGGTGCCACCTCAAGTCTAGCCCCCTCCCCATGGCTGTGTCCCCTGGCCCTTCCCTCAGATGTCACCTGCACCCTTATCCAAGAAGTAGGCCAGGAGGCAGCGCATGACAGCCTGGTGGGAGATGACGAGGACGTTGCCCTGACGCTCCAGCTCCATGATGACAGGCTCCAGCCGCTGCACCAGGTCCTGGTACGACTGCGGAGGAAGCGGGGCACACCGGTAAGAGGCCAGGCACAGGCCAGCAGCCAGGTCGGCGGCCGGGTCCAGAGTCAAGAGGCCACTTCTCCTTCCCCAGCTGGCTTTCCTCCTGGAGGTTCAGCGACTCCATGTCGCCTGCTAActccccccagccctgggatCTCTTGAGAATACTCAAGAGCAACATTCGGACCGAGAAAACTGCGGTCCAAAGGAGGAAATCTGAATTCAgcctgtgtttttttccccttcccacagAGGAACAGGCAGCACGTGAGGCGAGAGTCTCCTAGGGGCTCCCCAGGCCTCTGCCGTTGCGTCACAACTCCAGACTACGAAGCACTCACGCCAGGGAATGGCCTCAAACACGCCAGATGATAGGGGGATCATTCATGTCCCATATATTTACTTGGGGCCTAGGCCTGCTTgggtggggtgggacagagggagtGGTACGAAAGAAAGACGTGAAAGAGATGATGTTGATGCTGCAATTAGTCAACACAGAAGACATCCTGTCACCTTTTCCCCTGGAGATCTCAATGAGCCATTCGACTGTCTAAGCTGAATTAAACACAGCGTGACCCAAAGGCAGAAGGGAAAAACGACACGATGCCGTGACCACCCTTTCTAGACCCTCCACATCACATTCACTCCTTCCCCCAATTTAAAGCTAAACCCCCAACCGAGGGCTGGGCAGTTGCCCCACGTGACCGGAGTCTCACCTCCCCGCCAGGGTATCGATACAGGTATTTCTCTTGGTCCCGAAGCGCAAACTCCTCTGGGTACTGCTTCTCAATCTCTGCGTAGGTCATCTCCTCGCACACACCCTGCAGGGAGCCACGCCGGCTGGAAGAGGCAGACCGGCCCGCGCACCCCCCCACACAACGGGGACAACACCGAAGAACCCCAGCTCtcactacgtgccaggcactgcggTGCTTGCCCGCGCTGCCACTGACTGGCCCAGGCGTGTGACACTGGCAGGGGGAGGGCCGCCGCAGACAGGACGTGGCCGCTTAAGCTGTCGCTTGCTCCGGCTACTTCGGAGGAGTCAGAAGTCAAGAAAAGTCAGCAGGATAGAGGGAACAGGAAACAGGGAAAGAGGGGACACTGAAGGGACCAGAGAATTCTTACAGAAGGCATAAAAaggtacagagaaagaaatgaaaaagaaaggtctACTTctcgatgaaaaagaatgaaatcttgccatctgcaacaacatggttggaactagaatatactatgctgagtgaaataagatATATGacgtcactcatatgtggaatttaagaaacacaacagttgaacataggggaagggaaggaaaaataaggtaaaaacagagaggaaggcaaaccataagagactcttaaatacagagaacaaactgagggttgctggaggggaggtaggtggggggatgggctaaatgggtgatgggcattaaggagggcacttgtggtgatgagcactgggtgttatatgtaagtgataaatcactaaattctattgctgaaatcatttttatatagtatgttaactaacttggacgtacattcaaaaatatataataatagtgaaagggagggaaggagggagggagggagggagggagggagggagggagaaaggaaggaaggaaggaaggaaggaaggaaggaaggaaggaaggaaggtgggaagaggaggggagaggaagggaagggcagggaggggaagggaagggaagggaggggaagggaaaagaagggaagggaagggaagggaagggaagggaagggaagggaagggaagggaagggaagggaagggaagaaggagaggccTACTTCTGTACTCGAGGACAGAAAAAGCCAAGAACGATTTGGAAAGGACTTTTCCAGAAGAGCTGACCAAATGATCTAACCAGAAATTAAAGTGTTGTTAGCCATTTCTTTTTCCCAggagaaaaataggcaaaggaacAAAATGGAGCTTCCCTCTCCCCACGTACCAGAGCGGCTAGGTCGCAAACTGGTTTGGGCCCATCACTGGCACAGGGGCTCAAGCATGAGGCAGGCAGTCTTGACTGGGGGTGCAATCGTTCTCACCTCCTCCCCACGTACTACTACCCGGTAGTTCTGGTTTTCTAGACAAAAGTGCCCATCTCCTGACTTCTGAGTTCCCTGCCCGAATCAGAGACTCTTACTGGCTTTGTAGCCATCAGAATTTCTTACTCACAGCATCAATCTCATTCAGAATCTTCCACTGCTCATATGTTACACCCAGGGACTCAGCAGTCTGGATAGTCCTCTTCAGCTGGCTTGTCCACACTTTGAGGTCTGCTATCTCCTGTTCCCCCAGAAACTTCCTTAGAGCCTGGGCAAACTGGGGTTTGAGATAAGATTTTAAAAGgagacacacacgcacatacacatgaTTGCTAGCCTGGCCTGTAAAAGACAACATGTAGGATCATGGTCAAAATTCAAAACATGCTACACAGTTAGGATAAACCCACGGGGAAATGAACTTCAACTGGAGCATCCTGTACTGTGCTACGGACACAAGTCGTGCCCAAGAGATATCTGACGGTCCCATGAACAGCAGAAGTGGTTCGAAGTTATCCACATTACAACACAGAATCAGTGGATGAGAAAATGTCTTCAACATTTGCTTGACTAAGCCCCAGTGGGATTTAGGAAGAAGTCATGGGATAAGAGGCGTGACCTCTGCCATGCCCTTCCTCCAACCCTAAGCCTGGGAACTTCAGCCTGCTGCCGAACCACTCACCTGCTTTCCCCGTGCCGAGAGGCCAGAGTCGCCCCCAATCTTCCCCAAGAGGTTGAATTCACTCTCTCCGTGCCGGCAAAGGTAAATGGTGCGAGGCTGCACGTGGATGTTCATGAGGTAGTAGACTATTTTGCTCTGGATGTAGTCCTGGACTCTGTTCACTAAAAATCGCTGGCCCACATTTATCACCTTGATGAAAGAAAGATCCCTGGGACAgagcaggagaaaagagaatccccGGGAATGAAAATCTGGGGATAacagtgggaagggaagggttCCCATAGCCACTTGCGGGCTCAAGAcagctcttcctcctctcctatcAGAGCCAACTCACATTTAAGGAAACAAGCGGTAAGAGATGGGTTACACCTCAGATCCAGTCTACCACTTCTTCGGGGTCTATACTGTGCCATGCAGTGTAGACAGGTATGATACAAAGGATCCAGACTTTCCTTCAGGGGCTAGACTAGGTGATGTGACAATCTTGCTACCCTGAAGTTTGGTGAGAAGCACATTCCCCAGCTGAGGGAGCGAGAACGGCTTCGctggcagggagggcaggaggcagcagAATCTTAGAAATCTCTCTACATTCCTGCATCGACCGAACCAAGCCTCTCTCAGAGGCACTTCCACAGCTGTTGCCCCATCAGAGAATTTGTCTCACCGTAAAAATGATCCATGCTCATTccaaaaaattttccaaaaaaatgtgTAACGATGCAAATAAACATCACCCAAACCCTAcctaccaacacacacacacacacacacacacacacacacacacacacacacacacttttagaATGTTATTCTATATAGGACCTCTGTGAAGAATATACTATTACACCCTATTtagaacagtggttttcaaccttTAAATTAAGGAACACATCCAAATACTAACGTTCTGGGCAATCTACTTGAAGGAACTTTGAGACTCCAAGCAGACCATTAACACAACCGAATGATGGGCTACGCACACTTATGTCGCCACTTGCTTGGCTGCAGGGCTGTGTTCTTGAACACGGCTGTTAACTGACCCGACTACATACTTTGCCAAAGGCCACATTCTCCCAGGTTTCTGTGTACACATCTTTCTCCAAAACGGACCTGACATTTTACTATAGCTCTCGTACCTCGTGCATATCAAGTTATCCCATACTGCACACTACATTGCTAACAGACACTGGCACAGTAATAATGGCTGGCCCCGACCAGACATTTCTGGTGAGCCAGGCGTGGCAAGGACTTTACGTGCTATATATCCACACACAGacacgtgtgtctgtgtgtgtatacatatacatatacatacaggtatatatacacatatgcatattcaTACCCCTACACACATGttttatgtataacatatatttgagtttataaatttttgtttgtatctaTTCGTATTATGTGCATTTATATGTAAAACAACAGTATATATACATTACCCATATTTGTACATGTCTGCatgtcatattttatatgaacatatatttctACATAATGTTAGGGCGATACatgtaacatatacatatacttacacATTACACAATATACATACAcgcaataaactttaaaaatttttaaaaaaccgaTGACACATCTCTCTGAGGGGTTTCCTACAACACCCTAGATGAGAACCATGGATCCAGAGCAGTGGTCCTCAACCTGGGGTGGCTGTGTTCCCCAGGGACATCTGCGATGTCTGAGAACACTTTAGGTTGAGGCAGATTGGGAGTATTACTGATGTCTAGTGaggggaggccagggatgctgctaaacatcccaccGTGCACGAGACAGCCCCCTACTGCTCTGATTAAAAATTAGCCGGCTCAGAACGTCAACAACGCTGAGACTGAGAAACCCTGttttagagaagagagaagaagaatggTGGTAAAAGACACCTCACTATTCAAGTGTAAGACGTGACCTACATCGAAGCCACAATTCCACACCTTGTTTCTCTGGAAGGATGTAAACATTACAGGTCTGGATTGTCAGACAGAAGGTTTGAGGACAGGGGGAGAAAGGCTCTTTTCTCAAATGAGACCCCAGCCTCAGGCCCTTCAAACCATGGCCTTAAAACCTTACTTGTCATAGCTGTCTGGGTCAAGGGGCCGATAGGTGACTTTGTAGCACTCGATCCTCTTTAGGAAGTCCTCCATCACATTCTCCCTGTTCCTTTCAGGGTAGTCAGGGCTCGACACCTTTACCTCCTGGAATCACAGGAAGAATAGGGCCTGGTCAGAGGTCTGCCCTTAACAGCCCTCCCATAAACAGCCAGCGCTACATAAAGAGAAGGAAGTCCACAGAAGGGCCCTTTCACTAGAGTGTTGGCAATCCCCACTCGTTGAGCGCCCCCTCCCTGTCCTGTGACCCTGGCAACCAAGAAAGGAAAGACAACTGGGGAATCATGTGCCTGCCCTTGGCTGAAGGACTGAGGCAGTCACGCAGCTGAAAATGCTCCTGGGCCCCAATCCCTCTATGCGCCCTGCCAGGAAAACAGAATGGGCTTCAATTTCTCTACACAACCACTCAGAATAGGGTGTTTGATCTGATGCAGACCTGACTTGGACCAGATGCTTCTTCGGAGATGGTCCCAAGTTCCCACATTGCTAGGAGGGCACTTCCATGACACCATGTCTACACAGCACAGCACAACCCATCAAATGAGCACTGGTTTACActatgacagcacagagcatgaggcATTCAGTGCATGCAGCGCTGACCTGAATGGTAGACAGTTAGTGGGCAGGTGACCTTCCTATACGGCGGCCCTGACACACAGCGAAGGGGCGGATCCACTCTAAGGATATACCGAGGTCTCGGCACCCAGCTGATACCCAGAACGCGGGGCCAAAACTCCTACCGTCTAAGTCTCGGCTTCCATTCAACAACTAGCTCTTACTTTATTCCTCAAAGCCTCAGCTTCACCTCCCAAGGGAAGGGTGTGGAAGTATAAAATGGTGCTCTGACAGATTAAAACGATCAGCTTGTATTGTTAAACGtgtctatttctttcatcaccCGGTTGACTCTCCCCGCTCAGCCAccaacacacacataacacatggcagagaggacagagaggtggCGGTATGCAGGGGAGTCACCCACCAGGATGTTGGCAGCAATGACATCAGGATCGTCACAGACAGATTCCACAAAGAATACCTGGCCAGGGAGAGAAGGCAGTGATAAATGAGTCCAAAATGGCCAGGCTGTTAAGTAACAGCATGTGCTcacacctgccccaccccagtcACCACATCCTCCAGGATTTTCTTTCATGGGAGCGGCCTCCAAGGCCTCTTCGTTTAAAAATAGCTCTTACCACATCCCCGGGGCCTCAGACATACCAGCTACGGGGCTGAGAAAGGACCTGAAAGAAAACACTCAAGGACTGGGGGTATTCCccaagaaaagaagagggagagccaAGCCGGTCCTCAGACACCAGAGTCAAAGAGATCCACGTGTCCCTCCTggctccccacctccactcatCCCAGCATGAAGCCAGGTTCCTACCTTGAAGGAATTCTCCTTGGCAAAGTTCAGAATCATGTCCCGCCTCTCCCTAGTGGTATTGGTGGCATCGAACACCTGAGAAGAGAGGCCACAAAGTAGATGAGGGGGAAGACAGACTGGGAATCCCACCGAGGCAGACCCAATGTGAGGCCGTGCAGTCACGCTGCTGGAAGGGTGGAGACcaggatggggaaggggcagggaaggctCACCGCGATCTGCCCGCTCTCCTCCGTAAGATATGCCTTCACATCTTGCAGTGCCACCAGAGCGCACTGTCTGCCGTGACAACAGAGGACATCAGCGAGAGCAGCACCAGACCAAGTTCAGAGACGTGAACGACTCGGTTGCTATAGGACTCACATCCCCTCCCACTCGGCTTTCCCAATGGTCAAACATTTTCCCTAACTAGACTTTTCAACCTCCCCCCTGAAGTTTTTACACCCCCCCAcacctttctccttcccctgccccatgcgTACCAAGTGTCCCTCTGCAGGTTTACCCCACAAACGCACATGCATCTCCCTGAGCCTGTTCTACCTCCCAAACCCGATATGACCCGTCCACCAAACAACTTCCAGCTAAAAGCCCCACAGGATGTTTACTGAAATGAAAACCAAGCCCTGTCACATCTAGTCTTGTGATGGCAGAGAAAGAGCTGGCTGGGAGGTCAGGCCTAAGAGGACTCACTTGCGGATCTTCATGGCCTCCTCGTTGTCATGCCGGAAGAAGTCATAAGACTTATAGGACTTGACTGCTTCACGCCGATATACCCCAAGATTAAACACTGCAGATGACACCAACAGCCTTCAGCAGTGAAACAACACAATGGTCCCACCAAAGGGGACTTCTTGGTCTACTGTCAGAAtggccaaggaaatgaaaaaagcacCATGGTATGTTGGGAACAATACCAGATTGAGAGTCAAGTTAGATTCAAGTTCAGACTTACTAGACCTTGAACAAGTCTTAAACTGCCTGAGTTTCAATGTCCTCAGTCACTTTGGCTATTTCACAGGGGTACTGCTAGGATGAGGCAGGATGATATATACAGAAGGGCTCTGAAAATGCAAAGCCCTATATTACCAAAGGCATTCCCTGAAAACTAGGCCCATCCACCCAGGCCAAAAGGAAACAAGTCTGTAAACAGGGAATAAATCCAGTAAATCAGGAAGCAACCACTATTTCTGCCAGGAGCACCCTATAACCTTGATGCCAAGGAGAATAAATCGCCCA is part of the Felis catus isolate Fca126 chromosome F1, F.catus_Fca126_mat1.0, whole genome shotgun sequence genome and encodes:
- the PFKFB2 gene encoding 6-phosphofructo-2-kinase/fructose-2,6-bisphosphatase 2 isoform X1 yields the protein MSGNFASSSEQNNNSCETKTSSLRMSEKKCSWASYMTNSPTLIVMIGLPARGKTYVSKKLTRYLNWIGVPTKVFNLGVYRREAVKSYKSYDFFRHDNEEAMKIRKQCALVALQDVKAYLTEESGQIAVFDATNTTRERRDMILNFAKENSFKVFFVESVCDDPDVIAANILEVKVSSPDYPERNRENVMEDFLKRIECYKVTYRPLDPDSYDKDLSFIKVINVGQRFLVNRVQDYIQSKIVYYLMNIHVQPRTIYLCRHGESEFNLLGKIGGDSGLSARGKQFAQALRKFLGEQEIADLKVWTSQLKRTIQTAESLGVTYEQWKILNEIDAGVCEEMTYAEIEKQYPEEFALRDQEKYLYRYPGGESYQDLVQRLEPVIMELERQGNVLVISHQAVMRCLLAYFLDKGADELPYLRCPLHTIFKLTPVAYGCKVETIKLNVEAVNTHRDKPTNNFPKNQTPVRMRRNSFTPLSSSNTIRRPRNYSVGSRPLKPLSPLRALDTQEGADQPKTQVSIPAESMLAVHRHLSSTMSLTSHS
- the PFKFB2 gene encoding 6-phosphofructo-2-kinase/fructose-2,6-bisphosphatase 2 isoform X5, with amino-acid sequence MKIRKQCALVALQDVKAYLTEESGQIAVFDATNTTRERRDMILNFAKENSFKVFFVESVCDDPDVIAANILEVKVSSPDYPERNRENVMEDFLKRIECYKVTYRPLDPDSYDKDLSFIKVINVGQRFLVNRVQDYIQSKIVYYLMNIHVQPRTIYLCRHGESEFNLLGKIGGDSGLSARGKQFAQALRKFLGEQEIADLKVWTSQLKRTIQTAESLGVTYEQWKILNEIDAGVCEEMTYAEIEKQYPEEFALRDQEKYLYRYPGGESYQDLVQRLEPVIMELERQGNVLVISHQAVMRCLLAYFLDKGADELPYLRCPLHTIFKLTPVAYGCKVETIKLNVEAVNTHRDKPTNNFPKNQTPVRMRRNSFTPLSSSNTIRRPRNYSVGSRPLKPLSPLRALDTQEGADQPKTQVSIPAESMLAVHRHLSSTMSLTSHS
- the PFKFB2 gene encoding 6-phosphofructo-2-kinase/fructose-2,6-bisphosphatase 2 isoform X2, producing MSGNFASSSEQNNNSCETKTSSLRMSEKKCSWASYMTNSPTLIVMIGLPARGKTYVSKKLTRYLNWIGVPTKVFNLGVYRREAVKSYKSYDFFRHDNEEAMKIRKQCALVALQDVKAYLTEESGQIAVFDATNTTRERRDMILNFAKENSFKVFFVESVCDDPDVIAANILEVKVSSPDYPERNRENVMEDFLKRIECYKVTYRPLDPDSYDKDLSFIKVINVGQRFLVNRVQDYIQSKIVYYLMNIHVQPRTIYLCRHGESEFNLLGKIGGDSGLSARGKQFAQALRKFLGEQEIADLKVWTSQLKRTIQTAESLGVTYEQWKILNEIDAGVCEEMTYAEIEKQYPEEFALRDQEKYLYRYPGGESYQDLVQRLEPVIMELERQGNVLVISHQAVMRCLLAYFLDKGADELPYLRCPLHTIFKLTPVAYGCKVETIKLNVEAVNTHRDKPTNNFPKNQTPVRMRRNSFTPLSSSNTIRRPRNYSVGSRPLKPLSPLRALDTQEGADQPKTQAESMLAVHRHLSSTMSLTSHS
- the PFKFB2 gene encoding 6-phosphofructo-2-kinase/fructose-2,6-bisphosphatase 2 isoform X3, with the protein product MTNSPTLIVMIGLPARGKTYVSKKLTRYLNWIGVPTKVFNLGVYRREAVKSYKSYDFFRHDNEEAMKIRKQCALVALQDVKAYLTEESGQIAVFDATNTTRERRDMILNFAKENSFKVFFVESVCDDPDVIAANILEVKVSSPDYPERNRENVMEDFLKRIECYKVTYRPLDPDSYDKDLSFIKVINVGQRFLVNRVQDYIQSKIVYYLMNIHVQPRTIYLCRHGESEFNLLGKIGGDSGLSARGKQFAQALRKFLGEQEIADLKVWTSQLKRTIQTAESLGVTYEQWKILNEIDAGVCEEMTYAEIEKQYPEEFALRDQEKYLYRYPGGESYQDLVQRLEPVIMELERQGNVLVISHQAVMRCLLAYFLDKGADELPYLRCPLHTIFKLTPVAYGCKVETIKLNVEAVNTHRDKPTNNFPKNQTPVRMRRNSFTPLSSSNTIRRPRNYSVGSRPLKPLSPLRALDTQEGADQPKTQVSIPAESMLAVHRHLSSTMSLTSHS
- the PFKFB2 gene encoding 6-phosphofructo-2-kinase/fructose-2,6-bisphosphatase 2 isoform X6, with product MWELGTISEEASGPSQEVKVSSPDYPERNRENVMEDFLKRIECYKVTYRPLDPDSYDKDLSFIKVINVGQRFLVNRVQDYIQSKIVYYLMNIHVQPRTIYLCRHGESEFNLLGKIGGDSGLSARGKQFAQALRKFLGEQEIADLKVWTSQLKRTIQTAESLGVTYEQWKILNEIDAGVCEEMTYAEIEKQYPEEFALRDQEKYLYRYPGGESYQDLVQRLEPVIMELERQGNVLVISHQAVMRCLLAYFLDKGADELPYLRCPLHTIFKLTPVAYGCKVETIKLNVEAVNTHRDKPTNNFPKNQTPVRMRRNSFTPLSSSNTIRRPRNYSVGSRPLKPLSPLRALDTQEGADQPKTQVSIPAESMLAVHRHLSSTMSLTSHS
- the PFKFB2 gene encoding 6-phosphofructo-2-kinase/fructose-2,6-bisphosphatase 2 isoform X4: MSGNFASSSEQNNNSCETKTSSLRMSEKKCSWASYMTNSPTLIVMIGLPARGKTYVSKKLTRYLNWIGVPTKVFNLGVYRREAVKSYKSYDFFRHDNEEAMKIRKQCALVALQDVKAYLTEESGQIAVFDATNTTRERRDMILNFAKENSFKVFFVESVCDDPDVIAANILEVKVSSPDYPERNRENVMEDFLKRIECYKVTYRPLDPDSYDKDLSFIKVINVGQRFLVNRVQDYIQSKIVYYLMNIHVQPRTIYLCRHGESEFNLLGKIGGDSGLSARGKQFAQALRKFLGEQEIADLKVWTSQLKRTIQTAESLGVTYEQWKILNEIDAGVCEEMTYAEIEKQYPEEFALRDQEKYLYRYPGGESYQDLVQRLEPVIMELERQGNVLVISHQAVMRCLLAYFLDKGADELPYLRCPLHTIFKLTPVAYGCKVETIKLNVEAVNTHRDKPTAESMLAVHRHLSSTMSLTSHS